A single window of Vidua chalybeata isolate OUT-0048 chromosome 7, bVidCha1 merged haplotype, whole genome shotgun sequence DNA harbors:
- the ACADL gene encoding long-chain specific acyl-CoA dehydrogenase, mitochondrial — MATRLLRLRGLLRAAGCRPFSAQPSPLQTEQHGTKRLEPSSAKTLTDIGTRRIFSSDHDIFRESARKFFQEEVLPFHAEWEKDGQVSRELWEKAGQQGLLGVAIAEKHGGIGADILSSAIVWEEQMYVNCTGPGFSLHSDIVMPYIANYGSEEQIKHFIPQMVAGKCIGAIAMTEPGAGSDLQGVRTYAKKDGSDWILNGSKVFITNGWMSDVVIVVAVTDREARSPAHGISLFLVENGTKGFIKGRKLNKIGLKAQDTAELFFEDVRLPASALLGKENKGFYYLMAELPQERLLIADMALASCEFMFEETRNYVRQRKAFGKTIAHLQTVQHKLAEIKTQICVGRAFMDNCLQLHADKRLDSATASMAKYWCSDLQNSIATQCVQMHGGWGYMWEYPIAKAFVDARVQPIYGGTNEIMKELIARDIVSDK; from the exons ATGGCGACGCGGCTGCTCCGCCTGCGCGGCCTCCTGAGGGCCGCCGGCTGCCGGCCCTTCTCCGCCCAGCCCAG tCCTCTGCAAACAGAACAGCATGGCACAAAGCGCCTGGAACCATCTTCTGCTAAAACTTTGACTGACATAGGCACTCGGAGGATCTTCTCATCAGACCATGATATCTTCAGGGAGAGTGCCAGGAAATTCTTTCAGGAAGAAGTGCTGCCTTTTCATGCAGA GTGGGAGAAGGATGGCCAGGtgagcagggagctctgggaaaAAGCTGGACAGCAGGGCTTGCTGGGTGTTGCTATTGCTGAGAAACATGGAGGCATCGGAGCGGATATTCTCTCTTCAGCCATCGTCTGGGAGGAGCA gatgtATGTTAACTGTACAGGCCCAGGGTTCAGCCTTCATTCAGATATAGTCATGCCCTACATTGCAAACTATGGCTCTGAAGAACAGATTAAACACTTTATCCCCCAGATGGTTGCAGGCAAGTGCATTGGAGCTATTGCCATGACAGAACCTGGGGCTGGCAG TGACTTGCAGGGAGTACGGACATATGCAAAAAAAGATGGAAGTGACTGGATTCTTAATGGGAGTAAG GTGTTCATCACTAATGGTTGGATGAGCGATGTAGTGATTGTGGTTGCGGTCACAGACCGGGAGGCCCGATCCCCTGCTCATGGCATCAGCCTTTTTCTGGTGGAAAACGGAACAAAAGGTTTCATCAAAGGACGCAAACTTAACAAAATTGGCCTGAAAGCTCAA gacacagcagagctgttttttGAAGATGTGCGGTTGCCAGCCAGTGCCTTGCTTGGAAAAGAGAACAAAGGCTTCTACTATCTgatggcagagctgcctcag gaaagaCTGCTAATTGCTGATATGGCTCTTGCTAGCTGTGAATTCATGTTTGAAGAAACAAGGAATTATGTGAGgcaaagaaaagcttttgggAAGACAATTGCACATTTGCAG ACAGTACAGCACAAGTTGGCCGAAATAAAAACGCAGATTTGTGTGGGCCGAGCTTTTATGGACAACTGTTTGCAGCTGCATGCAGATAAACGCCTGGACTCTGCCACAGCCTCCATGGCAAAGTACTG GTGTTCTGATCTCCAAAACAGCATAGCTACCCAGTGTGTACAAATGCACGGAGGATGGGGGTACATGTGGGAGTATCCAATTGCAAA AGCTTTTGTGGATGCCCGTGTTCAGCCAATCTATGGCGGTACcaatgaaataatgaaagaacTTATTGCTAGAGACATTGTCAGTGACAAGTAG